ACATCAATTCTTGAACTTTCATTTGTTCTTCTGATCCCATCTCATCCAAATTTCTTGAACAATCTATTTtagttaaatcaatttttggtTCACCAATGATCAATGCTTCCCACCATCTTTCAGAAGCTTTTTCAAGATGAatctatgaataaaataaaattataatatatattttacataagtatatttaaaatattttaacttaatttacattaatatgttGTCCAGGTACTATACTCCACATTGATTCATCTTTCCGAATTTTAAAGCATAATTCtcctttaaaaattgtagTCCATACAAAATAGCGACATTCCTCTATTTCCTGATTTTGTTCAATTCTTGATGTTCTagcttctattttaatatcttttgaattaatatgaattcttAAATCTTTTGCTGTTCTTATACAATTAGGTAGTTTTACTAATACATCTATATCATTAATAGTTTGTGACCAagtataattttctcttacTGCACCATTGTAACTATCAGatgttttatctttttcaagtAAATGACCAAGTTGATTTGTTATTTGACTTTCTTTATATGTTTCAATTTCTACTTCATGATCAACTTGTGGAATAAGAGAATCTTCTTCTACTGTCATTGATTCAtcttgatttttatcattattttgagaaataatatcTTGACTGTTCTGAAGATCTATTCTATTAgaagatttagaaatattcttccatttatgaaaactatataaaacaAGTTTTTCTACTGTATCAGTTGGAAAACCAAATTTTTGATCTGGTCCCGATTCAACATAAAAATCTGTActacaattaaattacaataatcataaattgtaaaaataaatcatgtattgtaaaaataatattcacatttatattataatatattgtatacttaccatctatataaaaatccgAAAAATGcatctaaaaaatttgtaatatttttttcttcttgtaaaatttgcaaaaatgctTCATCGTGAACAGAACACATTACGGAgtcctttttaaatatttattgaatgatattttaattccaataatcttttttttttattaatattttaatattagtacATATACTAACTTATTAAAAgtcaatgaatatatttttcaataacagATTGTCTTTCGTTTACAAATtacttgtatattattaacttattatcTTAAATAGGTTATAGAAAGTAttctttaagatatatattgtttagaaattttgtttattttattaatatattataattcacaactattaactatatttcgtctttataacataaatttccattgtgtaataactaaaaaaaaactttaacacatatatactttcttttataatttcagattttctattttttagattCATGTCATGAAATTGAATAAGTTGACAAGTGACATAAATTCATCATAAGCGCCCTCTTCGTTGAATCATTGAATTAAgtacattatttacattttgacATGTTCCAAGAATAGTGACAAACAAATTATAcgatatgttttaaaaatgaaaagaaaaatattataaaacaaaaataaatatgtattcatatttataaaataaaagttttttgtacaattttatattgtaaaaattttacaaattttaaccTATTCTTTCAACCGAATCGATATATTTGgaattggattattatttacattctcttatatttcaattatatgaaACTTCTTTACAATGACTGGTTTGCCTATTTTTACTCCGGAAATTGCAAAAggtatttaaatttcacaatttagtatttatattttaagtatttttttcaagaattataataaataaaatgattttcagCTGTTTTAACCGACATTCTGACAGCATTGAATACTCCAGAAAATACTCAAAAACTTACAGAAGCTAAAGAAAATTCTGGAAATGAAATGCTGAAAATGATGCAATTTGTATTTCCAATTGTTGTTCAAATTGAAATGGatgttattaagaattatggTTTTTCAGAAAGTAGAGaaggtaaaaaatatatattttcatttgaaaatgaatacaatttttattataatttattattgtttttatttataggtaCAGTTCAGTTTGTAAAATTACTTAGAACTCTAGAAAGGGAAGATCCTGAGGTAGCACAATTACATAGTCAAGTTCGATCATATTTTCTTCCTCCAGTTCTGAACTCTCATATAAATTGTTCAACTGAAGCTTCTCTTTAAATATAGtttcaatatacaaatattttaatttgcatttttttcctttataaaacaaaaattatttatcataagcaataattatagtatttaattcataactTCACCATAATTCCAAAtgcatttttgcaattttaaagcaattttataattactttgacatattattattaaaatttattatataaaaaagataatatataaataatataatatacaaggGATctccaaattaaatatttaatcagaaaaattaaaaatttttacatttatttgtataataataatattaataatgataataatataatctactaaaatatataatttcattcataaatgttcattaaattttctctgCACTTACACCAATTCTAAAAACTAAACAATATTCCATTGTTCGCGTAAAAATGAAGTTTGTATAttgtatcatataaataaaattataatataaaaaaataaaatattttcattgatatacacacatatatatatatatatatatatatatatatatatatatatatatatatatatatatatatactgaatatatcgaaaaaaatatttgaaaacatataatattaaaatgtcacATTCAATAAATATGACACAATACTTTCTCtataaaatttgtgaatataagatcattaatatattttaaattttgaattgatttaaattttattataattctaactTCATTATTTCGCGAACATCTGGAGAAATAcgcaattaattatacaatttcaatcatataagaatatattgaaaatgcataataaaacaaaattaattattaatacaacaaGAATAATACAATGGAATTATTTAAGCAATATTTACTTAACAGAATTTTAATCGTGCAACTCATGTCTAATTTACTTAGGATAAGCAGACAAATACAAGTTCCCCTTTgccaattaataaatgtatgaaattgttttttttatataaaattgtaaaatgcataaatattcttaaaaaggaAATGCTGaagtttatattaagattaaagcgaagtagtttttttaaaagttattaataaatatatattgattaacaaCTACCATCTTAAAGAaatgattcatatttttttctttatggaATCATAATGATGGtcataaatgtgaaaaatattcacaatatataaaataataaactcagCAATTTCCTCAGAAACTAAGAAATAATTAGtttctaattttaagttttatttagaatattctaCATATTGAAGGAAAAGATTTGACAGTTGGGGAACAATATGCtaacatatttacaattttttttttttatataaatcaaggtACAATTGTAAATCGTTTTGCGTATAAAGAAAGCTAATGCACTTCACATTACCCTTTATTTTCATGTTGGTTCATTAAGTTTGACAGTCGAACGAATAAAGACACCGCGttaaagaatttctttaagaaatttctaaaatatttatagaaaccaacataaacattatattttaataagtctCCATGAAACAATAAAACGCATCGATTTAtccatttatagaaaaatgcaTATTAATTACGGCTGTGTTTGGTTTTCTTTAGTGCATGAAGCCTATGCatatatcttcaattattcaaatcaaatgcataaaatttcataaataatttaacttgtacatatatatgtacttcaataatattagaagatataattatatgatataaatattttgcagcTATAAACTCCATAACACAATTATTTCATCTGCAAGTAATCAAGatgttaaataatgaaaaataatgaattagcAAAGACATATACGATTAGCATTTTTCTTGCAAGATGAGTATTAGTCATAAAAGGCATGCCATGACaccaatatttttacgaatcaCAATCAATGCATGTCACATTAAGCGTAaaacataaattgaaaaaccCTGTTCGATATAATTTACTCCTGCAAATCACGACAGTCTCATAATCTCGTTAGCTATAGAAAATGTAcatgtacataaatataaaataaaagaaataatcatgatattaattaatcaattataatctaCAGCATAATGAAAATCTTATTCAATCTTCTATTACCAATTCGAgatgcatttaaaaaatatatcataaatggaaaaagttcttataaaatttagttatAGTTTGGAAGCGTTTAAAtgttcaaaattgaaatatgatttttttcttaattttttatttattatatattatcttctttttttagataattttctttcattattaatatgtaataaaatatacattatataattataattacacatAATAGTGTAATAAATACACATTAATAGTGTATTAAGTTATACACATTAATACTTtcgtatgaatattataagttatagattttcaattatatgtagaaataaatattaatgtttacaaatatagttatttgttgcattatttatcatcagttcaaaagaattaaactagttatattaa
The window above is part of the Apis mellifera strain DH4 linkage group LG11, Amel_HAv3.1, whole genome shotgun sequence genome. Proteins encoded here:
- the LOC724769 gene encoding protein C10 — encoded protein: MTGLPIFTPEIAKAVLTDILTALNTPENTQKLTEAKENSGNEMLKMMQFVFPIVVQIEMDVIKNYGFSESREGTVQFVKLLRTLEREDPEVAQLHSQVRSYFLPPVLNSHINCSTEASL
- the LOC412375 gene encoding nudC domain-containing protein 3 isoform X1, with amino-acid sequence MCSVHDEAFLQILQEEKNITNFLDAFFGFLYRCTDFYVESGPDQKFGFPTDTVEKLVLYSFHKWKNISKSSNRIDLQNSQDIISQNNDKNQDESMTVEEDSLIPQVDHEVEIETYKESQITNQLGHLLEKDKTSDSYNGAVRENYTWSQTINDIDVLVKLPNCIRTAKDLRIHINSKDIKIEARTSRIEQNQEIEECRYFVWTTIFKGELCFKIRKDESMWSIVPGQHINIHLEKASERWWEALIIGEPKIDLTKIDCSRNLDEMGSEEQMKVQELMWNHQQKLLGKPTSEQIKMEKVLRKAWDAKGSPFEGTEYDPSIVNFN
- the LOC412375 gene encoding nudC domain-containing protein 3 isoform X2, with protein sequence MHFSDFYIDDFYVESGPDQKFGFPTDTVEKLVLYSFHKWKNISKSSNRIDLQNSQDIISQNNDKNQDESMTVEEDSLIPQVDHEVEIETYKESQITNQLGHLLEKDKTSDSYNGAVRENYTWSQTINDIDVLVKLPNCIRTAKDLRIHINSKDIKIEARTSRIEQNQEIEECRYFVWTTIFKGELCFKIRKDESMWSIVPGQHINIHLEKASERWWEALIIGEPKIDLTKIDCSRNLDEMGSEEQMKVQELMWNHQQKLLGKPTSEQIKMEKVLRKAWDAKGSPFEGTEYDPSIVNFN